Proteins from a single region of Paenibacillus sp.:
- a CDS encoding ABC transporter ATP-binding protein: MLAKAVDLQENETRRPEAPAAVTPQTRDVAISLKQCSLSFGSVQVLNNVSLDIYKNEFVSILGPSGCGKSTLLRLMLELLKPDAGGEVAFAANKPSIGIVFQKPVLMPWLSAIQNVELTLTMGAGKSIPKRERREKAENALQLVGLQDFRNHYPHMLSGGMQQRIAIARALAADPEVLLMDEPFGALDELTREKLNFELLRLWEDPATSLSSVVMVTHSIQESVIMSDRVVMMSPRPAGVEAIIPVPLPRPREVGMEEHPAFYQTVKELRKRVKDQ; this comes from the coding sequence ATGTTGGCGAAGGCGGTCGATTTACAGGAGAACGAAACGAGACGACCGGAGGCGCCTGCGGCCGTAACGCCGCAGACCCGGGACGTCGCGATTTCGCTGAAGCAATGCTCTCTCTCGTTCGGGAGCGTCCAAGTGCTGAACAACGTCTCTCTCGACATCTATAAGAACGAATTCGTCTCGATCCTCGGCCCGAGCGGCTGCGGGAAGTCGACGCTGCTCCGGCTCATGCTGGAGCTGCTGAAGCCCGACGCGGGCGGCGAAGTGGCGTTCGCGGCGAACAAGCCGTCGATCGGCATCGTGTTTCAGAAGCCGGTGCTTATGCCTTGGCTGTCGGCGATCCAGAACGTCGAATTGACGCTGACGATGGGCGCGGGCAAAAGCATCCCGAAGCGGGAGCGCCGGGAGAAGGCGGAGAACGCGCTGCAGCTCGTCGGATTGCAGGACTTCCGCAATCATTACCCGCACATGTTAAGCGGCGGCATGCAGCAGCGGATCGCGATCGCGCGGGCGCTGGCGGCCGATCCGGAAGTGCTGCTCATGGACGAGCCGTTCGGCGCGCTCGACGAGCTGACGCGGGAGAAGCTCAATTTCGAACTGCTGCGGCTGTGGGAAGATCCGGCGACGAGCCTCAGCTCCGTCGTCATGGTGACGCACTCGATTCAAGAATCCGTCATCATGTCCGACCGCGTCGTCATGATGTCACCGCGGCCGGCCGGCGTGGAAGCGATCATTCCGGTGCCGCTGCCGCGTCCGCGCGAGGTCGGCATGGAAGAGCACCCCGCGTTCTATCAAACGGTGAAAGAGCTGCGAAAGCGGGTGAAGGATCAATGA
- a CDS encoding ABC transporter permease: protein MKERLQNALYPVGFAAAFVVLWELAVRWFDVPVYLLPAPTAIIGTFDATLGSHMLVTLAEALVGFLIANVLGLLTAVIFVHSRPIEKGAFPLAIALKTTPLVALAPLLVVWMGTGYSSKVVASMLICFFPILVNSVKGLKAIEYEAWELFSTYQGSKWDIFWKLRLPTSLPYVLSALKISSSLAIVGAIVGEFVGANKGLGYVVLVSSYHMDTPIMFSAIIASAACGLLLFWSIAWLEKKVIFWQRVDEV from the coding sequence ATGAAGGAGCGACTTCAAAATGCATTGTACCCCGTCGGTTTCGCGGCCGCGTTCGTGGTGTTGTGGGAGCTGGCCGTCCGGTGGTTCGACGTTCCCGTCTACCTGCTGCCGGCGCCGACGGCGATTATCGGAACGTTCGACGCGACGCTCGGGTCGCACATGCTGGTAACGCTCGCGGAAGCGCTCGTCGGCTTTCTGATCGCGAACGTGCTCGGCCTTCTGACCGCCGTCATTTTCGTCCATTCGCGGCCGATCGAGAAAGGGGCGTTCCCGCTCGCGATCGCGCTGAAGACGACGCCGCTCGTCGCGCTGGCGCCGCTGCTCGTCGTCTGGATGGGCACCGGCTATTCCTCGAAGGTCGTCGCGTCGATGCTGATCTGCTTTTTCCCGATTCTCGTCAACAGCGTGAAGGGGCTGAAGGCGATCGAGTATGAAGCGTGGGAGCTGTTTTCGACGTACCAAGGGTCGAAATGGGACATCTTCTGGAAGCTCCGCCTGCCGACGAGCTTGCCGTACGTCTTGTCCGCCTTGAAAATTTCGAGCTCGCTCGCCATCGTCGGCGCGATCGTGGGCGAATTCGTCGGCGCGAACAAAGGGCTCGGCTACGTCGTGCTGGTGTCTTCCTATCATATGGACACGCCGATCATGTTTTCGGCGATTATCGCCTCCGCGGCCTGCGGCCTGCTGCTGTTCTGGTCGATCGCTTGGCTCGAGAAGAAGGTCATTTTCTGGCAAAGGGTGGATGAAGTATGA
- a CDS encoding DUF4395 domain-containing protein, with amino-acid sequence MASNSSFDCVDEVPLHWVRANQLGILLCVIAAVAAQLPWILLVALAVQLMTRWLGIKYNVFVRLFAPLLPASLKSESRELLRFNNLLAILFLCVTLIAAALGWTVLAYVSLAMLTVAVVLALCGFCLGCFMYFQWKQFRRRRLTP; translated from the coding sequence TTGGCATCGAATTCGTCTTTCGATTGCGTCGACGAGGTGCCGCTGCACTGGGTGCGCGCCAATCAGCTCGGCATATTGCTGTGCGTGATCGCCGCCGTCGCCGCCCAGCTGCCTTGGATTCTGCTCGTCGCGTTGGCCGTTCAGCTCATGACTCGTTGGCTAGGCATCAAATACAACGTCTTCGTCCGCTTATTCGCGCCGCTGCTGCCCGCCTCGCTCAAAAGCGAGAGCCGGGAGTTGCTTCGATTCAACAACTTGCTGGCCATTCTGTTCCTGTGCGTCACGCTGATTGCCGCGGCGCTCGGCTGGACGGTTCTCGCCTACGTCAGCCTCGCCATGCTGACCGTCGCGGTCGTGCTCGCGTTGTGCGGATTTTGTCTAGGGTGCTTCATGTATTTTCAGTGGAAACAGTTCCGCCGCCGCCGTTTGACCCCCTAA
- a CDS encoding cupin domain-containing protein, which produces MTTIANETKVLTGDAMKWDLMPNHIELYHREILSAEESDGLGIRMSSILWEKIGVGGQVLPHYHDVVEIIHITVGNVKLLLPNGEWKAYKAGDTFQVPAGVLHSVANAGDSPSEQISIFVPVDAGAPVNSFFNTTLVEDIYSHKK; this is translated from the coding sequence ATGACGACGATAGCGAACGAAACGAAGGTACTGACCGGCGACGCGATGAAGTGGGACTTGATGCCGAACCATATCGAGCTGTACCACCGCGAAATTTTGTCCGCCGAGGAATCGGATGGGCTCGGCATTCGGATGAGTTCGATATTGTGGGAGAAAATCGGCGTCGGCGGCCAAGTGCTTCCGCATTACCACGACGTCGTGGAAATTATTCATATTACGGTCGGGAACGTAAAGCTGCTGCTCCCGAACGGCGAATGGAAGGCGTACAAAGCGGGGGACACGTTCCAGGTGCCGGCCGGCGTGCTGCATTCCGTCGCGAATGCCGGCGATTCGCCGAGCGAGCAAATCAGCATCTTCGTGCCGGTCGACGCCGGGGCGCCGGTGAACTCGTTCTTCAATACGACGCTAGTGGAAGATATATACTCCCATAAAAAATAG
- a CDS encoding allophanate hydrolase has translation MAVAIPKQFTISWLKRMYAQRELTPEAVAEEIARRAEADAGMNVWIEPPSMERMRPYVERLRAIDPQDAPLWGVPFAVKDNIDVAGVPTTAACAEYAYVPEADAAVVRRLVAAGAIPVGKANLDQFATGLVGVRSPYGETHNALRPELISGGSSSGSAAAVALGHAAFSLGTDTAGSGRVPAALNGLYGWKPSVGAWPTKGVVPACASLDCVTAFAHDLEDALLVDAVVRGEDAGDPWSRSVPRTPAERPAKLYVPEGPLAFYGPFAAAYEAAWESAVAKLESLGVPVERIDAGLFAEAAAVLYEGPWVAERWAGLGAFVEAHPGAAFPVTERVLRSGSAEGGRHDAASVFRAMHRLQELKLEAKRLLGGGVLAMPTCGGTWTREQVRRDPVATNSQMGLYTNHCNLLDLCAVAVPSGEAAPDVPFGITFFACAGREGLLEEAARLWAERKPTTLVAVCGLHMRGLPLEKQMREHRARFVREDRTAAAYRMYKLPTQPAKPGLVKTAAGGASLRLEVWEMPLETFGVFAASIPAPLGIGKVELQDGTEVPGFVCEAIAAQGAEDVTERGGWREAIAGA, from the coding sequence ATGGCGGTCGCGATACCGAAACAATTCACGATTTCTTGGTTGAAACGGATGTATGCGCAGCGCGAGCTGACGCCGGAGGCCGTCGCGGAGGAAATCGCGCGCCGCGCGGAAGCGGACGCGGGGATGAACGTGTGGATCGAACCGCCGTCGATGGAGCGGATGCGGCCGTATGTGGAGCGGCTCCGCGCGATCGATCCGCAGGATGCGCCGCTGTGGGGCGTGCCGTTCGCGGTGAAGGACAATATCGACGTCGCCGGGGTGCCGACGACGGCGGCCTGCGCCGAATACGCGTATGTCCCGGAAGCGGATGCGGCGGTCGTTCGGCGGCTCGTCGCCGCGGGGGCGATTCCGGTCGGGAAGGCGAACCTCGACCAGTTCGCCACCGGTCTCGTCGGCGTGCGCAGCCCGTACGGAGAGACGCACAACGCGCTCCGCCCGGAGCTGATCAGCGGCGGCTCGAGCTCGGGCTCGGCGGCGGCGGTCGCGCTCGGCCATGCGGCGTTCTCGCTCGGCACCGATACGGCCGGCTCCGGCCGCGTGCCGGCCGCCTTGAACGGGCTGTACGGCTGGAAGCCGAGCGTCGGCGCATGGCCGACGAAGGGCGTCGTGCCGGCTTGCGCCAGCCTCGACTGCGTCACGGCGTTCGCGCACGACCTGGAAGACGCGCTGCTCGTCGATGCGGTCGTTCGCGGCGAAGACGCCGGCGACCCGTGGTCGCGGAGCGTCCCGCGGACGCCGGCGGAGCGGCCGGCGAAGCTGTACGTGCCGGAGGGGCCGCTGGCGTTCTACGGCCCGTTCGCCGCGGCGTACGAAGCCGCATGGGAATCCGCCGTCGCGAAGCTGGAATCGCTCGGCGTGCCGGTGGAGCGGATCGACGCCGGCCTGTTCGCGGAAGCGGCCGCGGTGCTGTACGAAGGCCCGTGGGTCGCGGAGCGGTGGGCGGGTCTCGGGGCGTTCGTCGAAGCGCACCCGGGAGCGGCATTCCCGGTGACGGAACGCGTGCTTCGTTCGGGTTCGGCCGAAGGCGGACGGCATGACGCGGCATCCGTCTTCCGGGCGATGCATCGCCTGCAGGAGCTGAAGCTCGAAGCGAAGCGGCTGCTCGGCGGCGGCGTGCTGGCGATGCCGACGTGCGGCGGCACGTGGACGCGGGAGCAGGTGCGGCGCGATCCGGTCGCGACGAACAGCCAGATGGGGTTGTACACGAACCATTGCAACCTGCTCGATCTATGCGCCGTCGCCGTTCCGAGCGGCGAAGCCGCGCCGGACGTTCCGTTCGGCATCACGTTCTTCGCCTGCGCGGGACGGGAAGGGCTGCTCGAAGAGGCGGCGCGTCTGTGGGCCGAGCGGAAGCCGACGACGCTCGTCGCCGTCTGCGGCTTGCACATGCGCGGGCTGCCGCTCGAGAAGCAGATGCGGGAGCATCGGGCGCGGTTCGTTCGGGAGGATCGAACGGCCGCCGCGTACCGCATGTATAAGCTCCCGACGCAGCCGGCGAAGCCGGGGCTGGTCAAGACGGCGGCCGGCGGGGCGTCGCTGCGGCTCGAAGTGTGGGAGATGCCGCTCGAGACGTTCGGCGTCTTCGCAGCAAGCATTCCGGCGCCGCTCGGCATCGGGAAAGTAGAGCTGCAGGACGGAACCGAGGTGCCCGGCTTCGTCTGCGAAGCGATCGCCGCGCAGGGAGCGGAGGACGTCACGGAACGCGGCGGGTGGCGGGAAGCGATCGCAGGCGCCTGA
- a CDS encoding PucR family transcriptional regulator, whose translation MTNPNKIGFTCGDILLIPDFKEAVVLAGANGLHRPITRVNVMEVPDVIDWVRPGEFLITSGFPFRDDPDAISDIVPALASRGVAALGIKTKRFIDEIPKRALEAAEALDFPIFELPASTVFSDVVRDIMERVLVQEARELSLLQSRFQKLSHQLLHGASIEDVLRTLDGMLNNPVILIDDEDHVLLSPQAEEAANRAGAPMAWARLKDEGALGVTFLTFGDRRVRAYISSVNDKYGHCLIVLLEWNQEHSVVDQLTIERVGILVGLEMMNASARKEVEAKYIDQFLQDWLSGRIVAMEDVKLRAEACGSPLEEGVGFYAGAVRWVSGKPPLKQLQQAVKRIRSRLSGYGIQPTLLEGGFAFVAAVPPQGHVRRAIEALSSELKPLGSEGEVSICLGNKVERADQVHLSYHQAKKILHVSAICDLREPFIDYGRLGAFQLLYLLPESEEVLEYRDRFMLPLLEYDRKNGTMLLETLKAYFRNNRNGKKTAAELFTHYNTINYRIERVFELLGIDADDGDDLLQLQLAVKLLEMRPVAEPGGDKGLTRSG comes from the coding sequence ATGACGAATCCCAATAAAATTGGCTTCACTTGCGGGGACATCCTGCTGATTCCCGATTTCAAGGAAGCGGTTGTGTTGGCGGGGGCGAACGGGCTGCACCGCCCGATCACCCGCGTGAACGTCATGGAAGTGCCCGACGTCATCGATTGGGTGCGGCCCGGAGAGTTTCTCATTACGAGCGGGTTTCCGTTCCGGGACGATCCGGACGCGATTTCGGACATCGTGCCGGCGCTGGCGTCGCGCGGCGTCGCCGCGCTAGGCATCAAGACGAAGCGGTTCATCGACGAAATCCCGAAGCGGGCGCTGGAGGCTGCCGAAGCGCTCGATTTTCCGATTTTCGAGCTGCCGGCTTCGACCGTGTTCTCGGACGTCGTGCGGGACATTATGGAGCGCGTGCTCGTGCAGGAGGCGCGCGAGCTGTCCTTGCTGCAGAGCCGGTTCCAGAAGCTGTCGCATCAGCTGCTGCACGGCGCGAGCATCGAGGACGTGCTGCGGACGCTCGACGGCATGCTGAACAATCCGGTCATTCTGATCGACGACGAAGATCATGTGCTGCTGTCGCCCCAAGCCGAAGAAGCGGCGAACCGCGCAGGCGCGCCGATGGCATGGGCGCGGCTGAAGGACGAAGGCGCGCTCGGCGTCACCTTCCTCACCTTCGGCGACCGCCGGGTCCGCGCGTATATTTCGTCCGTGAACGATAAGTACGGACATTGTTTGATTGTGCTGCTGGAATGGAATCAGGAGCATTCCGTCGTCGATCAGCTGACGATCGAGAGGGTCGGCATTCTCGTCGGGCTCGAGATGATGAACGCGAGCGCGCGCAAAGAGGTCGAGGCGAAATATATCGATCAGTTTTTGCAAGATTGGCTGTCCGGCCGCATCGTCGCGATGGAAGACGTCAAGCTGCGCGCGGAAGCGTGCGGCTCGCCGCTCGAAGAGGGAGTCGGCTTCTATGCGGGGGCGGTGCGCTGGGTATCCGGCAAGCCGCCGCTGAAGCAGCTGCAGCAAGCGGTGAAGCGCATTCGATCGCGGCTCTCCGGATACGGCATCCAACCGACGCTGCTGGAAGGCGGGTTCGCGTTCGTCGCGGCCGTCCCGCCGCAAGGGCACGTTCGCCGGGCGATCGAGGCGCTGAGCTCGGAGTTGAAGCCGCTCGGCTCGGAGGGCGAAGTGTCGATCTGTTTAGGCAACAAGGTCGAACGGGCGGATCAAGTCCATCTCAGCTATCATCAAGCGAAGAAAATTTTGCACGTCAGCGCGATCTGCGATCTCCGGGAGCCGTTCATCGATTACGGGCGGCTCGGCGCTTTCCAGCTGCTGTATTTGCTGCCCGAGTCGGAGGAAGTGCTGGAATATCGCGATCGGTTTATGCTGCCGCTGCTCGAATACGACCGGAAAAACGGCACGATGCTGCTGGAGACGCTGAAGGCGTATTTCCGGAACAACCGCAACGGCAAGAAGACGGCCGCGGAGCTGTTCACGCATTACAACACGATCAACTACCGGATCGAGCGCGTCTTCGAATTGCTCGGCATCGACGCCGATGACGGTGACGATCTGCTGCAGCTTCAGCTCGCGGTCAAGCTGCTGGAAATGAGACCGGTCGCGGAGCCGGGCGGAGACAAAGGGCTTACGCGCTCCGGATAA
- a CDS encoding LytS/YhcK type 5TM receptor domain-containing protein: MMQLTLLLFERMGLLLILAFMIIRIPVFRTLPDRRTDAAGLALYAIFFGLFSIAGTYAGVTVDEGTFATTFLTAPLEPGQALADSASIGIIAAGLLGGVRAGTFAGLLSGLHAWWIGGMTGVPDAVSAPIIGLLSGWIGRFFDEERVIAPMKALFIGVFLPIVSMGAILVAHRSSDAAIRLVDAIGIPTMLANSVGLGIFVAMVLGALREQERAAALETERALYIAESVLPYLKRGLTYETAEATAELLYRELRANSVAVTDTERILAFVGVGKERFVVGEPIQSELSREALLTGRVLVAADKRQIQPHHPSITAQIVIPFSSGGKTAGLIKLYFQSVRQISAVEEALARGLSKLIGIQLDLAMAEQLRELMKDAELKALQAQINPHFLFNTLNAIVTLIRVDPNAARQITVKLGAYLRMNLTMTQSPLVPLAQELEHLRTYISLMRIRFEDRLAIEVSCERGLETASIPPSTLQPLVENSVQHGFRGRTSPGEVRIEIARAAGGIAVEVRDNGVGFEPGRLGEPGDRPAAGGGSTGIGLYNVNRRLIHLFGPASGLRLANAPEGGAVIRFTIPFDASREREGDGS; encoded by the coding sequence ATGATGCAGCTGACGCTGCTGCTGTTCGAACGAATGGGCTTGTTGCTCATTCTGGCATTCATGATCATTAGAATTCCGGTATTCCGCACGCTGCCGGATCGGCGCACGGACGCGGCGGGATTGGCGCTGTACGCGATCTTCTTCGGCTTGTTCAGCATCGCCGGCACGTATGCGGGCGTGACGGTGGACGAAGGGACGTTCGCCACAACCTTCTTGACCGCGCCGCTCGAGCCGGGGCAGGCGCTGGCGGACTCCGCGTCGATCGGCATCATCGCGGCCGGCCTGCTCGGAGGCGTTCGCGCGGGGACGTTCGCCGGACTGCTGTCAGGTCTGCACGCTTGGTGGATCGGCGGGATGACGGGCGTGCCGGACGCGGTGTCGGCGCCGATCATCGGCCTGTTGTCGGGCTGGATCGGGCGCTTCTTCGACGAGGAGCGGGTCATCGCTCCGATGAAGGCGCTGTTCATCGGGGTGTTTCTCCCGATTGTATCGATGGGAGCGATTCTCGTGGCCCACCGCTCCTCGGACGCCGCGATTCGCCTCGTCGATGCGATCGGCATTCCGACGATGCTGGCGAACAGCGTCGGCCTCGGCATATTCGTCGCGATGGTGCTCGGGGCGCTGCGCGAACAAGAGCGGGCTGCGGCCTTGGAGACCGAGAGAGCGCTGTATATCGCCGAATCGGTGCTGCCCTATTTGAAACGCGGCTTGACGTACGAAACTGCGGAGGCGACGGCCGAGCTGCTGTACCGGGAGCTGCGCGCGAACTCGGTCGCGGTGACGGACACGGAGCGCATTCTCGCCTTCGTCGGCGTCGGGAAGGAGCGGTTCGTGGTAGGGGAGCCGATCCAATCCGAGCTCTCGCGCGAGGCGCTGCTTACGGGGCGGGTGCTGGTCGCCGCCGACAAACGTCAAATTCAGCCGCATCATCCGTCGATCACCGCGCAGATCGTCATTCCGTTCAGCAGCGGGGGGAAGACGGCGGGGCTGATCAAGCTGTATTTCCAGAGCGTGCGGCAGATCAGCGCCGTAGAGGAGGCGCTCGCTAGAGGCCTTAGCAAGCTGATCGGCATCCAGCTGGATCTCGCCATGGCCGAGCAGCTGCGGGAGCTGATGAAGGACGCCGAGCTGAAAGCGCTGCAGGCGCAAATCAATCCGCATTTCTTGTTTAATACGTTGAACGCGATTGTAACGCTCATCCGCGTCGACCCGAACGCGGCCCGGCAAATTACGGTGAAGCTAGGGGCGTATCTGCGTATGAATTTAACGATGACGCAGTCTCCGCTCGTGCCGCTGGCGCAGGAGCTGGAGCATCTCCGAACGTATATCAGCTTGATGCGCATCCGCTTCGAGGATCGGCTCGCCATCGAGGTGTCCTGTGAGCGCGGGCTCGAGACGGCGAGCATTCCGCCTTCCACGCTGCAGCCGCTCGTCGAGAACAGCGTCCAGCACGGATTTCGGGGCCGCACGAGCCCCGGCGAGGTTCGCATCGAGATCGCGCGGGCTGCGGGCGGCATCGCCGTGGAGGTGCGGGATAACGGCGTCGGCTTCGAACCCGGGCGGCTGGGCGAGCCCGGCGACCGTCCCGCCGCCGGAGGAGGAAGCACGGGCATCGGGTTATATAACGTGAACCGGCGGTTGATCCATCTGTTCGGCCCGGCGTCGGGGCTGCGGCTTGCGAACGCGCCGGAAGGCGGAGCGGTTATACGATTTACGATTCCATTCGACGCATCGCGGGAGCGGGAGGGGGACGGCTCATGA
- the smpB gene encoding SsrA-binding protein SmpB produces the protein MAKKNDGKELAQNRKASHDYFIEETYEAGIVLTGTEIKSIRAGKANISDAFATIRNGEAFIHNMHISPFEQGNRFNPSDPTRARKLLLHKKEITKLLGLSKQEGYTIVPLKVYIKNGFAKMLVGLGKGKKNYDKRESAAKKDAQRDIQRALKERQKVAR, from the coding sequence ATGGCGAAGAAGAACGACGGCAAGGAACTCGCCCAAAACCGAAAAGCGTCCCACGATTACTTCATCGAGGAAACGTACGAAGCGGGCATCGTGCTGACGGGCACGGAGATCAAGTCGATCCGGGCCGGCAAAGCGAATATTTCCGATGCGTTCGCGACGATTCGGAACGGAGAGGCGTTCATCCACAATATGCATATTTCCCCGTTCGAGCAGGGCAACCGGTTCAACCCGTCCGACCCGACGAGGGCGCGCAAGCTGCTCCTGCATAAGAAGGAAATAACGAAACTGCTGGGGCTGTCGAAGCAGGAAGGGTACACGATCGTCCCTTTGAAGGTATATATCAAGAACGGCTTCGCCAAGATGCTTGTCGGCCTCGGCAAAGGCAAAAAGAATTACGACAAGCGCGAGTCGGCGGCGAAGAAGGACGCGCAGCGCGACATCCAGCGGGCGCTGAAGGAACGTCAAAAAGTAGCTCGTTAA
- a CDS encoding LytTR family DNA-binding domain-containing protein, translating to MRVMIAEDERLAREELLYLLSQEEDVELLPWADSGPRLLELAAAHEPDVVFLDIHMPGFDGVETAERLRRSERPPYIVFATAYEQYALDAFRLEAVDYLLKPYDEERLRQTLRRVRQRLSAARRAHPSGASASFAPPKAPAGGVKPRLLIDDGSRMVVVDPESVAYAAKEEKWTRIYLTDGQVYATKLTLQELEEKLGGAAFFRTHRSNLVNLNCIDELEPWFNGAYNILLKDAKRSRIPLARGAVKEFMNRLQGL from the coding sequence ATGAGGGTAATGATTGCGGAGGACGAACGATTGGCTCGCGAAGAGCTGCTGTACTTGTTGTCTCAGGAGGAAGACGTCGAGCTGCTGCCGTGGGCGGACAGCGGGCCGCGGCTGCTGGAATTGGCCGCCGCGCACGAGCCGGATGTCGTCTTCCTCGACATTCATATGCCGGGCTTCGACGGAGTCGAGACGGCTGAACGGCTGCGCCGGAGCGAGCGTCCGCCTTACATCGTGTTCGCCACGGCGTACGAACAATACGCGCTGGACGCGTTCCGGCTGGAAGCGGTGGATTATTTGTTGAAGCCGTACGACGAGGAGCGGCTTCGGCAGACGCTTCGGCGGGTTCGCCAGCGGCTCTCGGCGGCGCGGCGCGCGCACCCCTCCGGAGCGTCCGCCTCGTTCGCGCCGCCGAAAGCCCCGGCGGGAGGCGTGAAGCCGCGGCTCCTCATCGACGACGGCAGCCGCATGGTCGTGGTGGACCCGGAGAGCGTCGCTTACGCGGCGAAGGAGGAGAAGTGGACCCGGATCTACTTGACGGACGGGCAGGTGTACGCGACGAAGCTGACGCTGCAGGAGCTGGAGGAAAAATTGGGCGGCGCGGCGTTCTTCCGCACGCACCGCAGCAATCTCGTCAACCTGAACTGCATCGATGAGTTGGAGCCGTGGTTCAACGGCGCTTACAATATTTTGCTGAAGGACGCGAAGCGCAGCCGCATTCCGCTGGCGAGAGGAGCGGTCAAGGAGTTTATGAACCGCTTGCAGGGCCTGTGA
- a CDS encoding ring-opening amidohydrolase: MKCSVVRIPTGSPGDVSALRAAVEDGSIDPRDVVAVLGKTEGNGCVNDFTRGYAVRVLSDFFASRIGEDASRISYVMSGGTEGVLSPHLTVISRKSGAAAGAPATGAKSLAIGVRHTRDFLPEEIGRTAQIEAVADAVREAIAEAGIASAADVHFVQIKCPLLTTDAVREAKARGVQVATEDTYKSMGLSRGASALGAAAALGEIDGAALTDEDVCHAWEKYSEVASTSAGSELSCCEVIVFGNSAESEGPFFIDHGVMKDAIDGDALRRLLDAHPGAELVQVLAKAEADPDGVVRGRRHTMLNDSDINHTRHARAVVGGVLAYVSGDPMIYVSGGAEHQGPAGGGSVAAIFKRTE, from the coding sequence ATGAAGTGCTCCGTCGTACGCATTCCGACCGGCTCGCCCGGCGACGTATCGGCGCTGCGGGCGGCCGTCGAGGACGGGTCGATCGATCCGCGGGACGTCGTCGCCGTGCTCGGGAAGACGGAGGGGAACGGCTGCGTCAACGACTTCACTCGCGGCTACGCCGTTCGTGTACTGAGCGACTTCTTCGCGTCGCGCATCGGCGAGGACGCCTCCCGCATTTCGTATGTCATGTCCGGAGGCACGGAGGGCGTCCTGAGCCCGCACTTGACCGTCATCAGCCGCAAGTCGGGGGCGGCGGCCGGGGCGCCGGCGACCGGCGCGAAGTCGCTGGCGATCGGCGTCCGGCATACGCGGGATTTCCTGCCGGAAGAGATCGGCCGGACGGCGCAGATCGAAGCGGTGGCCGACGCGGTGCGCGAAGCGATCGCGGAGGCGGGCATCGCGAGCGCCGCAGACGTGCACTTCGTGCAAATCAAATGCCCGCTGCTGACGACAGACGCGGTTCGCGAGGCGAAAGCGAGGGGCGTGCAGGTAGCGACCGAAGATACGTATAAGTCTATGGGGCTGTCCCGCGGGGCGTCCGCGCTCGGCGCGGCGGCGGCGCTCGGCGAGATCGACGGCGCGGCGTTGACGGACGAAGACGTGTGCCATGCATGGGAGAAGTACAGCGAAGTCGCCTCGACGTCGGCGGGCAGCGAGCTCTCCTGCTGCGAAGTGATCGTGTTCGGCAATTCCGCGGAATCGGAAGGGCCGTTCTTCATCGATCACGGCGTCATGAAGGATGCGATCGACGGCGACGCCTTGCGTCGGCTGCTGGACGCGCATCCCGGCGCCGAGCTCGTGCAGGTGCTGGCGAAGGCGGAGGCCGACCCGGACGGCGTCGTGCGCGGCCGCCGTCACACGATGCTGAACGATTCGGACATCAACCATACGCGCCACGCTCGCGCGGTCGTCGGCGGCGTTCTCGCTTACGTAAGCGGAGACCCGATGATTTACGTCTCCGGCGGGGCGGAGCATCAAGGTCCTGCGGGCGGCGGTTCGGTCGCGGCGATTTTCAAAAGAACGGAATAA